From Phaseolus vulgaris cultivar G19833 unplaced genomic scaffold, P. vulgaris v2.0 scaffold_17, whole genome shotgun sequence, a single genomic window includes:
- the LOC137817131 gene encoding sm-like protein LSM7, translated as MSGRKETVLDLAKFVDKGVQVKLTGGRQVTGTLKGYDQLLNLVLDEAVEFLRDPDDPLKTTDQTRQLGLIVCRGTAVMLVSPTDGTDEIANPFIQPDGA; from the exons ATG TCGGGCAGAAAAGAAACCGTTCTAGACCTTGCGAAGTTCGTAGACAAAGGCGTTCAAGTTAAGCTTACTGGTGGCAGACAAG TGACAGGGACACTGAAAGGGTATGATCAGTTACTTAACCTTGTCCTAGATGAAGCTGTGGAGTTTTTAAGAG ATCCTGATGATCCTCTCAAAACTACCGATCAGACCAGACAACTTGGCCTAATT GTTTGTAGAGGAACTGCTGTCATGCTTGTGTCCCCAACTGATGGTACAGATGAGATCGCCAACCCCTTTATACAGCCAGACGGGGCCTaa
- the LOC137817132 gene encoding probable amidase At4g34880 has product MASNTVRRLSFCFELLFLILLPTFSSVLATSTVEGFSIQEASVYDLQLAFRRNQLTSRQLVEFYHNQIQIQNPVLRGVLELNPDALAEADKADQERKAKAPHSLSPLHGIPILVKDNIATKDKMNTTAGSFALLGSVVPRDAGVVTRLRKAGAIIIGKATLSEWSHYRSDAAPSGWSARGGHGKNPYTMGDPCGSSSGSAISVAANLVAVSLGTETDGSILCPSDSNSVVGIKPTVGLTSRAGVVPISPRQDTVGPICRTVADAALVLGTIVGIDTNDKATIKASKYIPKGGYAKFLRKDGLRGKRLGVLRHFYDFGSDTFLHKTFELHLKTLRERGAVLVDNLEIENINEIYSGTSEGIAMAFEFKYSLNAYLKDLVTSPVRSLADVIAFNNKHPKLEKVEKYRQGLMLQAEKISGSKTLKQALLNLTRLSQDGFEKVMKGNKLDAVVVPFAIFSPVLAIGGYPGITVPAGYEKGVPFGVCFGGLRGSEPKLIEIAYSFEQVTMIRKPPPLPKL; this is encoded by the exons ATGGCTTCCAACACAGTTCGTAGGTTGTCTTTTTGCTTTGAACTCCTTTTTCTCATCCTTCTACCTACTTTCTCTTCTGTTCTAGCAACTAGCACGGTCGAGGGATTCTCAATCCAAGAAGCATCTGTTTACGATCTCCAACTTGCTTTCCGGAGAAACCAGTTAACCTCTAGGCAACTCGTTGAATTCTACCACAACCAAATACAAATCCAAAACCCAGTTCTGAGAGGAGTGTTGGAGTTAAACCCAGATGCTCTTGCAGAGGCTGACAAAGCTGATCAGGAGAGAAAGGCCAAGGCACCACACTCTCTTTCACCACTGCATGGAATACCCATTTTGGTTAAGGATAACATTGCAACTAAGGATAAGATGAACACCACTGCAGGTTCTTTTGCTCTTCTGGGCTCTGTGGTGCCCAGAGATGCAGGTGTAGTCACTAGGTTAAGAAAAGCTGGGGCTATCATCATAGGGAAGGCCACTCTCAGTGAGTGGTCACATTACAGGTCCGATGCAGCACCCAGTGGTTGGAGTGCCAGGGGAGGACATGGAAAG AATCCATACACAATGGGTGATCCCTGTGGATCCAGCAGTGGATCTGCAATATCAGTAGCAGCCAATTTGGTGGCAGTGTCGCTTGGTACAGAGACAGATGGGTCTATTTTATGCCCTTCAGATTCTAACTCAGTAGTGGGTATAAAACCAACAGTAGGACTGACTAGCAGGGCAGGGGTAGTTCCGATCAGCCCAAGACAAGACACGGTTGG ACCAATTTGCAGGACTGTAGCAGATGCTGCTCTTGTTCTTGGAACTATTGTAGGAATTGACACCAATGATAAAGCAACAATCAAAGCATCAAAGTATATCCCAAAAGGAGGCTATGCTAAATTTCTAAGGAAAGATGGGTTACGAGGAAAGAGACTAGGAGTTCTGAGACATTTCTACGATTTTGGAAGTGATACTTTTCTGCATAAAACTTTTGAGCTACACCTAAAAACATTAAG GGAAAGAGGAGCAGTTTTGGTTGATAATTTGGAGATAGAAAACATTAATGAAATTTATAGCGGTACAAGTGAAGGTATTGCTATGGCATTTGAATTCAAATATTCCTTGAACGCATACCTCAAAGACTTAGTTACTTCCCCTGTGAGAAGCTTGGCCGATGTGATAGCCTTCAACAATAAACACCCAAAACTG GAGAAAGTTGAGAAGTATCGACAAGGTCTCATGCTGCAGGCTGAGAAGATAAGTGGATCTAAGACACTGAAACAAGCACTATTAAACTTGACAAGATTGTCACAAGATGGGTTTGAGAAAGTAATGAAAGGAAATAAACTTGATGCGGTTGTAGTACCTTTTGCAATCTTTAGTCCTGTACTGGCTATTGGAGGTTATCCTGGAATAACTGTTCCAGCAGGCTATGAAAAGGGTGTGCCATTTGGAGTTTGCTTTGGAGGTTTGAGAGGCTCTGAGCCAAAGCTCATTGAAATTGCCTATTCCTTTGAGCAAGTAACTATGATCAGGAAGCCTCCTCCACTTCCAAAGTTATAA
- the LOC137817133 gene encoding uncharacterized protein: protein MLSNSMLLASSLFSPLPSTLICPHKLCSSFKTISKQSHAFLHKNPFLSHHLNLGSKRALSSVCFFNAGDKESELEWPILRRWEVPWEWQTVSLTSLACGLGFVLTGLTEAIALPYLGIKPDVLSLDDKAEILLLDQGMTTAVVLGIIYSVANTFQPLPEDFFKYDTREPFNLQKGWLLWAGVGLVGAIIAIALTGVAVSFFSGETPQRETDALVRLLPLIGSSNLSTACLVGITGVLAPLLEETVFRGFFMTSLTKWVPTPVAVVISASVFALAHLTPGEFPQLFVLGTALGFSYAQTHNLLTPITIHAFWNSGVILFLTFLQLQGYDIRELLQAT, encoded by the exons ATGCTTTCAAATTCAATGTTACTTGCGTCTTCTCTGTTTTCACCCTTACCTTCCACTCTCATCTGTCCCCACAAGCTTTGTTCTTCCTTTAAAACCATCTCAAAACAAAGCCACGCATTTCTCCACAAAAACCCCTTTCTCTCGCATCACTTGAATTTGGGTTCCAAAAGGGCCCTTTCTTCAGTTTGTTTCTTCAACGCTGGAGACAAG GAATCAGAACTGGAATGGCCTATACTCAGGCGATGGGAGGTGCCTTGGGAATGGCAAACAGTTTCATTGACCTCTCTTGCTTGTGGATTGGG TTTTGTGTTGACAGGTTTGACTGAAGCAATTGCTCTCCCATATCTTGGGATCAAACCTGATGTGCTAAGTTTAGATGACAAGGCAGAGATACTTTTGTTGGATCAGGG CATGACAACTGCTGTTGTTCTTGGAATAATTTATAGTGTTGCCAACACTTTCCAGCCACTTCCTGAAGACTTCTTCAAATACG ATACGAGGGAGCCTTTCAATCTTCAAAAGGGTTGGCTTTTATGGGCAGGAGTTGGACTTGTTGGTGCCATAATTGCCATTGCATTGACTGGAGTTGCTGTGTCTTTCTTCAGTGGAGAAACCCCACAAAGAGAg ACTGATGCTCTTGTTCGCTTGCTTCCATTAATTGGATCTTCAAATCTCAG TACTGCCTGCTTGGTGGGTATCACAGGTGTTCTTGCTCCACTCCTTGAGGAGACTGTATTTCGAGGATTTTTTATGACTTCTCTGACCAAGTG GGTTCCTACACCAGTTGCTGTTGTCATTAGCGCCAGTGTGTTTGCCCTTGCACATCTCACTCCTGGAGAATTTCCACAGTTGTTTGTTCTCG GGACTGCTTTGGGGTTTTCATATGCTCAAACTCACAACCTTCTCACTCCCATCACTATTCATGCCTTTTGGAACTCAGGAGTGATATTATTTCTTACTTTTCTGCAG CTTCAAGGGTACGATATCAGAGAATTGTTGCAGGCAACTTGA